One window from the genome of Kluyveromyces marxianus DMKU3-1042 DNA, complete genome, chromosome 3 encodes:
- the PRP28 gene encoding mRNA splicing protein PRP28, producing MTRPVSVDQLLAGDEEKKPKFLGKKRRLVESTEHIGSQTFKRSTTSRAGKYEDIQVTDVGSDSNDLRALAAKSAKMLREKNDREGKGRDAVGITDDYLGKHWSDKKYDEMTTRDWRIFCEDFSISTKGGTAEKPLRNWHELNLIPPDLLDIITNKLHYKEPTPIQRSTIPNVRNNRDFVGVASTGSGKTLSFLLPIFIKLSNRPPLNSITKLDGPVALILAPTRELAQQIQREGSMITKLWKRPCNIVSIVGGHSLEEISASLRDGCDILVATPGRLIDCLESHIVLLKQLELLVLDEADKMIDFGFEDQLTTILARTEALPNRQTMMFTATFSPAIEKVANGYLKKSIYVTIGGEESKPNIKQIIEYVPDDDDQKFNMLTNVFLPKYKSPIIIFINYKTTADWLFEKFKGTKFRVSTLHGSKSQEQREHSLKLLRNGKVDILIATDVAGRGIDIPNVSLVVNFQFPKKFDSFVHRVGRTGRAGKSGAALTFLGDSEDEGLMTSLFDYVKKNDVSGENYISKAARTRYSVERNAYKPIII from the coding sequence ATGACACGGCCTGTAAGTGTTGACCAACTTTTGGCCGGtgatgaagagaagaagccAAAGTTTTTGGGGAAGAAGCGTAGACTGGTAGAATCCACAGAACATATAGGGTCACAAACGTTCAAAAGAAGCACAACAAGCCGAGCTGGAAAGTATGAGGATATTCAAGTGACCGATGTGGGTTCGGATTCGAATGATTTGAGAGCTTTGGCAGCGAAATCAGCTAAAATGCTAAGAGAGAAGAATGatagagaaggaaaaggaagagatgCTGTTGGAATTACAGACGATTATTTAGGGAAACACTGGTCTGATAAAAAATACGATGAAATGACTACTCGAGATTGGAGAATATTTTGTGAAGATTTTAGTATTTCAACTAAAGGTGGGACTGCGGAGAAACCACTTCGAAACTGGCATGAACTAAACCTAATACCCCCAGATTTATTAGATATTATAACAAATAAACTTCATTACAAAGAGCCAACGCCTATCCAAAGGAGTACTATACCAAATGTAAGAAATAATAGAGATTTTGTTGGTGTCGCTAGTACTGGTTCAGGTAAGACTTTATCATTCTTACTTCCTATATTCATCAAATTATCAAACAGGCCACCACTTAATTCAATCACAAAACTAGATGGTCCAGTAGCATTGATTTTGGCACCAACTAGAGAGTTAGCTCAACAGATTCAAAGAGAAGGTTCTATGATCACAAAACTGTGGAAACGCCCGTGCAATATCGTTAGCATAGTAGGTGGTCACTCTTTAGAAGAGATATCTGCAAGCTTGCGAGATGGATGTGATATTTTAGTTGCCACACCTGGTAGACTAATCGACTGCTTAGAGTCACATATTGTGCTTTTAAAACAACTAGAGCTCTTAGTATTAGATGAAGCTGATAAAATGATTGATTTCGGTTTCGAAGATCAGTTGACAACTATTTTAGCTAGAACTGAAGCACTACCAAATAGACAAACCATGATGTTTACAGCCACCTTTTCACCAGCAATAGAGAAAGTTGCCAATGGGtacttgaagaaatctATTTATGTAACCATTGGCGGCGAAGAATCCAAACCAAATATCAAACAAATCATTGAATATGTACCAGATGATGACGatcaaaaattcaacatGTTAACGAACGTGTTTTTACCAAAGTACAAGTCACCTAtaattatatttattaatTACAAAACAACAGCGGATTGGTTATTTGAGAAATTCAAAGGTACTAAGTTCAGAGTTTCAACCTTACATGGTTCAAAATCTCAAGAACAACGTGAACATTCTCTTAAACTCCTAAGGAATGGTAAAGTCGACATTTTAATTGCGACCGATGTTGCAGGAAGAGGTATTGATATTCCAAATGTCTCTCTAGTAGTCAATTTTCAGTTTCCAAAGAAATTTGACAGTTTCGTTCATCGTGTTGGTAGAACTGGACGTGCTGGAAAGAGTGGCGCAGCTTTAACATTTTTGGGCGACTCAGAGGATGAAGGACTAATGACCTCTTTGTTTGATTATGTTAAGAAGAATGATGTTAGTGGCGAAAATTACATCTCTAAAGCAGCAAGAACGAGGTATAGTGTAGAAAGGAATGCTTACAaaccaataataatataa
- the CWC2 gene encoding active spliceosome conformation promoter CWC2, whose protein sequence is MSADWRNRSARVQISESDLPSSVPPQTGLAFNIWYNKWSQGQSGISRFVSPYMLDPETDAGRTKGDKEGRIHFCLYFAKGMCCLGKKCTYLHHIPELDDFARLSLHSSALDCFGREKFADYRDDMGGVGSFKKPNRVLYVGGITGAINNKSLRPNQIENRIKFKFSKLGELESVRYVESKNCAFVKFKLQCNAEFAKESMSNQTLLIPTDKEWDQRKDGTGLLVKWANEDPNPAVRKKELEEQTQETLEAIKHLLAQNNNENSNKRTIEEVDDHTIPDENSIHGAKTKNIIDRSLLRELRKRKVVITKGKEHFNGKHRNTVPSALLISQYSSDDDEGDDRAS, encoded by the coding sequence ATGTCAGCAGATTGGAGGAACCGCTCTGCAAGAGTGCAGATTTCAGAGTCTGATTTGCCGTCTTCAGTGCCTCCTCAGACCGGTTTAGCCTTCAATATATGGTATAACAAATGGTCACAAGGACAAAGTGGTATATCTAGGTTTGTAAGTCCTTATATGCTGGATCCTGAGACGGATGCCGGAAGAACAAAGGGTGATAAAGAGGGTAGGATACATTTCTGTTTGTACTTCGCTAAGGGTATGTGCTGTCTAGGCAAGAAGTGTACATATTTGCATCATATTCCAGAACTTGATGATTTTGCTAGGTTATCGTTACATTCGTCTGCGTTGGATTGTTTTGGTCGCGAGAAGTTTGCAGATTATAGAGATGACATGGGTGGAGTTGGCTCTTTTAAGAAACCAAATAGAGTTTTGTATGTAGGTGGCATAACCGGTGCcatcaataataaaagcTTAAGGCCCAACCAAATCGAAAATCGTATCAAATTTAAGTTTTCTAAGCTTGGAGAACTTGAATCTGTACGATATGTTGAAAGTAAGAACTGTGCTTTTGTAAAGTTTAAGCTTCAGTGCAATGCAGAATTTGCCAAAGAATCTATGAGTAACCAAACCCTATTAATTCCGACTGATAAAGAGTGGGATCAGAGAAAGGATGGTACCGGTCTCTTGGTAAAATGGGCTAACGAGGATCCCAATCCAGCGGTACGAAAAaaggaattggaagaacaaacccAAGAAACGTTAGAGGCCATTAAGCATTTATTAGCCcagaataataatgaaaacaGTAATAAGAGGACTATAGAAGAAGTAGATGATCATACAATTCCCGACGAAAACTCTATACATGGTGCCAAAACCAAGAATATTATTGATAGGTCACTTTTGAGAGAATTAAGAAAGCGGAAAGTGGTAATTACTAAAGGTAAAGAACATTTTAATGGGAAGCATCGAAATACAGTGCCGTCAGCCCTGTTAATATCACAATATTCCTcggatgatgatgagggTGATGATAGAGCATCTTAG
- the NHP2 gene encoding snoRNA-binding protein NHP2, whose translation MAKDKSTSSEDNYEARLPAVLPFAKPLASKKLNKKVLKTVKKASKAKNVKRGVKEVVKALRKGEKGLVVIAGDIFPQDVISHLPVLCEDQSVPYIFVPSKQDLGSAGATKRPTSVVFIVPGSNKKKEAKAKEEEYRASFDEIVKEVSSL comes from the coding sequence ATGGCTAAGGATAAGAGTACATCATCGGAGGACAATTATGAAGCTAGACTTCCTGCAGTTCTTCCATTTGCTAAACCTCTAGCTTCTAAGAAACTAAACAAGAAGGTGTTAAAGACCGTCAAAAAGGCATCTAAGGCCAAGAACGTAAAGAGAGGTGtcaaagaagttgttaAGGCTTTGAGAAAGGGAGAAAAGGGATTAGTAGTTATTGCTGGTGACATTTTCCCACAAGATGTTATTTCTCACCTACCAGTTCTATGTGAAGATCAATCTGTCCCATATATCTTTGTGCCCTCTAAACAAGATCTAGGTTCAGCTGGTGCTACAAAGAGACCGACCTCTGTTGTGTTCATTGTACCTGGCTctaacaagaagaaagaggccaaggccaaggaagaagaataccGTGCAtcttttgatgaaatcGTTAAGGAAGTCTCTTCGTTATAA
- the SNU56 gene encoding Snu56p, whose protein sequence is MYGRKRQRPASADFHHVANKKQSYSLPHNASKLDNLWNVLPKVTQDNKISQLPIERIIKHSQILIRITEEQRLKLPIFLADLRRALELETITLHESFVELKAFTLLQASVAITAILNYLYRLSLRPEKDIKYWDVESACLLRGSLLVHKSVKIQQTETTSDILFKRVPKRKSFKCQLSAITAVPQFKEVYLEGESVKEFMAGIITSMNNWRFRPVHASVNDLASQNIALLRQRITASTNELPILTKLFDPEILRSKNKQLINNDQSVLESYMKELIEYNDKLPVINVSDSKSKQKTANGTAKAKSHTPSKVNNPTSRYKGGSNIPAVTPTSSSRVGNHTKGQSPNPSLIPRATLNSAISSQDLQAYCIETIKSSISKVSAGSSFQIIKSYVKYPKSHIDLIYDNLNQIKSTTNCNIVVLNLQTIHESNAWFQQLELDSNLNPPTNLTRVISVGGVGGKCKTALEMILTLLQTGSL, encoded by the coding sequence ATGTAcggaagaaagagacaaaGACCTGCTTCTGCAGATTTCCATCATGTTGCCAATAAGAAGCAATCATATTCTTTGCCTCATAATGCATCCAAGTTGGACAATTTATGGAATGTATTACCAAAGGTCACTCAGGATAACAAGATCTCTCAATTACCTATAGAAAGAATTATTAAACACAGCCAAATATTGATAAGAATCACTGAAGAGCAACGTTTAAAGCTACCAATATTCCTTGCAGATTTACGAAGGGCATTGGAGTTGGAAACCATTACTCTACACGAGAGCTTTGTTGAGCTCAAAGCTTTCACACTACTTCAGGCATCTGTAGCTATAACTGCTATACTCAACTATCTATATCGTTTATCTTTGAGGCCAGAAAAGGATATTAAATACTGGGACGTTGAATCTGCCTGTTTACTACGAGGATCTCTGCTGGTTCACAAATCCGTTAAAATACAACAAACAGAAACAACATCAGATATACTATTTAAACGTGTCCCCAAACGGAAATCATTCAAATGTCAACTATCAGCTATAACTGCCGTACCTCAATTCAAGGAAGTTTATCTCGAAGGAGAGTCCGTAAAAGAATTCATGGCAGGGATTATTACTTCAATGAATAATTGGAGATTTCGTCCAGTCCACGCATCTGTAAACGACCTTGCATCGCAAAACATTGCGTTGCTAAGGCAAAGAATAACCGCTTCAACTAACGAACTTCCTATACTCACGAAACTTTTTGATCCTGAAATACTTAGAAGCAAAAACAAGCAGCTTATTAACAATGATCAAAGCGTTTTGGAAAGTTACATGAAAGAATTGATAGAATATAACGACAAGTTACCAGTTATTAATGTCTCAGACTCGAAATCAAAGCAAAAAACGGCAAATGGCACTGCGAAAGCTAAGTCACATACACCATCTAAGGTCAACAATCCAACATCACGTTACAAAGGTGGCTCGAATATACCTGCTGTAAcaccaacttcttcatcaaggGTCGGAAACCACACTAAGGGTCAGTCACCTAATCCTAGTTTGATTCCAAGAGCAACTTTAAATTCTGCGATATCTTCTCAAGACTTACAGGCGTACTGTATCGAGACTatcaaatcatcaatatcCAAAGTTTCAGCAGgctcttctttccaaataATAAAGTCATACGTGAAATACCCCAAATCACATATTGATCTCATATATGATAATctaaatcaaatcaaatcaacaACCAACTGTAACATCGTTGTCCTAAACTTACAAACAATACACGAGTCGAATGCCTGGTTCCAACAATTAGAACTAGACTCTAATCTCAATCCGCCAACGAACCTTACCAGAGTTATCAGCGTAGGTGGTGTTGGAGGGAAATGTAAAACTGCTTTAGAAATGATCCTGACTTTACTACAAACAGGAAGTCTATGA